A stretch of the Lonchura striata isolate bLonStr1 chromosome 17, bLonStr1.mat, whole genome shotgun sequence genome encodes the following:
- the AAR2 gene encoding protein AAR2 homolog, whose protein sequence is MAALRPDPELARQLFFEGAAVVVLDVPEGTEFGIDYSAWAVGPRFRGVKMVPPGLHFVHCSAAGAGGRDAGPRSGRFLSLRRREVRVLRWDPAGEAVRPEPPEQGEALRDSLRELDPFLGPYPYETLKKWVSLSSFISEAAAEELQPESGQICAFAEVLPEAAGRHTRDRAGQRRPPLGAQCRSYAEGLARLPRMRPRAGTQIRFSELPRQAFPDGATPEEITRHSMDLSYALQRVMEQRYPGRPLGLLAELQFAFICFLIGNVYDAFEHWKRLLNILCRSEEAIGKYQDLYINLISVLYHQLNEIPADFFVDIVSQDNFLTSTLQVLFSCTCSSAVDEALRKKAEKFKAHLTKKFKWDFEAEPDDCAPVVVELPEGVQVD, encoded by the exons ATGGCGGCTCTGCGGCCGGACCCCGAGCTGGCCCGGCAGCTCTTCTTCGAGGGCGCGGCCGTGGTGGTGCTGGACGTGCCCGAGGGCACCGAGTTCGGCATCGACTACAGCGCGTGGGCCGTGGGGCCGCGGTTCCGCGGCGTGAAGATGGTGCCGCCGGGGCTGCACTTCGTGCACTGCAGCGCGGCCGGCGCCGGCGGGCGGGACGCGgggccgcgctccggccgcttccTCAGCCTGCGGCGCCGCGAGGTGCGGGTGCTGCGCTGGGACCCCGCGGGCGAGGCCGTGCGGCCCGAGCCGCCCGAGCAGGGCGAGGCGCTGCGGGACAGCCTGCGGGAGCTGGACCCCTTCCTGGGGCCCTACCCCTACGAGACGCTGAAGAAGTGGGTGTCGCTGAGCAGCTTCATCAGCGAGGCGGCGgccgaggagctgcagcccgAGAGCGGCCAGATCTGCGCCTTCGCCGAGGTGCTGCCCGAGGCGGCGGGGCGGCACACGCGGGAccgcgccgggcagcgccggccgcCGCTGGGCGCCCAGTGCCGCAGCTACGCCGAGGGGCTGGCCCGCCTGCCCCGCATGCGGCCGCGGGCCGGCACCCAGATCCGCTTCTCCGAGCTGCCCCGGCAGGCCTTCCCCGACGGAGCCACCCCCGAGGAGATCACCCGGCACAGCATGGACCTGAGCTACGCCCTGCAGCGGGTGATGGAGCAGCGCTACCCCGGCCGGCCGCTGGGCCTGCTCG CTGAGTTGCAGTTTGCCTTCATTTGCTTCCTGATTGGGAATGTGTACGATGCCTTTgagcactggaagaggctcctGAACATCCTGTGCCGCTCAGAGGAGGCCATAGGGAAGTACCAAGACCTTTACATCAACCTCATTTCCGTGCTCTATCACCAGCTCAACGAGATCCCAGCAGATTTTTTTGTGGACATTGTCTCCCAGGACAACTTCTTAACCAGCACCTTACAG GTGCTGTTCTCCTGCACGTGCAGCTCGGCTGTGGATGAGGCTCTGAGGAAAAAGGCTGAGAAGTTCAAGGCTCACCTGACGAAGAAATTCAAATGGGACTTTGAGGCAGAGCCTGATGACTGTGCCCCTGTGGTGGTCGA